Part of the Candidatus Palauibacter australiensis genome, CCGGAGAAGTGGCTGGTGCTGGACGCCGATGGGACCTGGCTCGGGACCGTCGAGATGCCGGACGGCTTCCGCGTGGCGGACATCGCCATGGACGCCGTACTCGGCGTCCGGGAGGATGCGCTCGACATCCAACATCCCCAGCTCCTCCGCCTGACGAGGAACTGATCGGGAAACGTTCCCGCGGGAACGTCCCGCACCCCCGGTTGGCATCGTTTGCAGGATTTTGTATACATTATTCTCCATGTCGTGGATGATTTGGTATACATTATCGGACATCCGTATCGGGAGTCTACAGGGGGGCGATCCTGCACAGCACCGCTGAACTGCGCGAAATCCTGGCCCGCACCGGCTGGTGGACGGATCCCCACGGGTGGATCCGGTCGGATCCGGACCTGCGCCGGGCACGCGAGGCCCCCTTCGATTACAACGCGGGTGTGCTCAAAGGACTCGTGCCGGGAGGGCTCTACGTGCTCCGCGGGCCACGGCGCGTCGGCAAGTCGGTCGAGATCAAGAAGACGGTGCGAGGTCTCATCGAACGTGGCGAAGACCCCCGCTGCATCATCCACATCGCGGCCGACGAACTCGAGGCCGCCGACCTGCGAAGAGTCGTGGACGCTGCGGACGCGATCACTCCGGCGTCGGAACGGCGCTTCTGGTTCTTCGATGAGATCACCGCCATCCCCGACGGGTGGCCGGCGGCGATCAAGTGGTTGCGCGACAACGACCTTCGCTTCGGGATGGATACGGTGGTTCTCACGGGCTCCTCCGCCCGCGACCTCACGGAAGCAGTAAAGGCGCTGGCCGGTCGGCGCGGCGGGGCGGTGGACTCGGACCGCGTCCTCCTGCCTATGTCCTTCCGGAGCTTTCTGCGAGCGTCGCGTGTTGTGGAGGGGAATAGGGACGTCCCTCTTCCGCCCCATGAGGAACCCATCTCCGTGGCGGAGTTGTCGCCGGAGGTTCTGACTGAATCCGCGCGAGAGCTGGCGCCGTGGCTGCCGCATCTCGTGCGCGAATGGGAGACCTACCTCGCAGTGGGTGGGTTTCCGCAAGCCGTGGCGGCACACGCTGCGGTGGATCCCCCGACTACGGAGTCTGGCCACGGAGAGGCGGTGCGAGCTCTCAGGGAGAGCTTGCTCGACGTGATCCGGGGAGAGGCGTTCGGTCAGTCTGCATGGTCGCGTGCACATACAGACGCCTTCATGCGGCGTCTGGCGGCCGGAATCGGGTCACCGACCAACTGCAGCGACATCGCTTCCGACACCGGCACGTCGGCCAACACCGTGCGGCGCAGGATCGATACGCTGCGCGAGAGCTTCGTCGTGTGGCCCTGTTACCGGGAACACCGTCTGGCGCCAGCGCTCCGGGCGCAGGAAAAGACGTACTTCACCGACCCCATCTTCTCGGCGCTATCTCCGCGTCCCCGGCGGAGGATCGACGTGTCGCTTCTCTCGGAGCAACAACTGGGGATGACCTTGGTCCGCGCCTTCCTGCGTCGGGATGCCGGGGGGTACCCGAACTTCGATGCGGTCCTCCATCATCGGACGCGCAGCCGCAAGGAAATCGACTTTGCGGGGCCCGGCTTCGGAGGTCTCGCGATCGAGTCGAAGTATGTGGACGGAGACCGGTGGAAGCGGGCGGCACCCACGCTGAAAGCGTCTCCGTGGCGCGGCGTCGTCGCCACGAGGGCGGCGCTGGACATGCGCGATCCGGATCTGTCCGCGGTTCCCACGGCGCTGCTCGTATGGCTGCTGGGAGGGTGATGCGTTTCTCGTCGACTGCTTGTCACGCGCGGTCGCTCTGACCACGTTCCACTGAGCGTCCGTGGCTCGAAGCCGAGGCCGGGCGACTGGAACCCGACCGTACCTGGATGACCGGAGGATCCCGATGCGCCGCGCCCCTGATCGAACGTTCGTGACGCACCTCTGCTGTGCGCTTTCGCTCTCCCTGTTCGGCCTTCTGGCCTGCGCGCCGGAGGACGGCGCCGAAGTGGGGATGGAGTCCACGCAGGAGGTGCCCCCGGGTGATGGCTCCGACGAGAGCCTGATCGCCCGCGGAGAGGCGCTGGAACTGCCCACCGAGTGGGATCCGCCCCCTGGCGAGCCGATCGTGCACCACACGGCGGGCTTCGCGAAGACGCTCTGCTCGGGGACGTTCATCACCGGACTCGACTGGCGCGATGCGGCGGCCAACGTGGGCGGCTTCACGGCGCCCTTCCAGCACCGCGGGGCGGTCGTCGACACGGTCGTGGACATGGAGGCGCAGACGGTGAGCCTCACGCTCGGCTCGGGGATCACGCGCACCGCCAAGCTGTACGGCAGCCAGGGCTGCATCACGCAGCCGCTGGGCCAGGATTCGATCTACTTCACGCCCTCCGTCGTGGAGCCGATGACCCCGGATCCCGCCACCACGCCGTGGCCCATG contains:
- a CDS encoding AAA family ATPase is translated as MLRGPRRVGKSVEIKKTVRGLIERGEDPRCIIHIAADELEAADLRRVVDAADAITPASERRFWFFDEITAIPDGWPAAIKWLRDNDLRFGMDTVVLTGSSARDLTEAVKALAGRRGGAVDSDRVLLPMSFRSFLRASRVVEGNRDVPLPPHEEPISVAELSPEVLTESARELAPWLPHLVREWETYLAVGGFPQAVAAHAAVDPPTTESGHGEAVRALRESLLDVIRGEAFGQSAWSRAHTDAFMRRLAAGIGSPTNCSDIASDTGTSANTVRRRIDTLRESFVVWPCYREHRLAPALRAQEKTYFTDPIFSALSPRPRRRIDVSLLSEQQLGMTLVRAFLRRDAGGYPNFDAVLHHRTRSRKEIDFAGPGFGGLAIESKYVDGDRWKRAAPTLKASPWRGVVATRAALDMRDPDLSAVPTALLVWLLGG